Proteins co-encoded in one Ruegeria sp. YS9 genomic window:
- a CDS encoding ATP synthase subunit C encodes MNELVLTLGWLGIYAPMALGAAASAIGCSIAGMASIGAMTETEGGYGRFVGVSAFPSTMVIYGIVIMFTLNRDVTPENAGGLFGIGILSGIALMYCGIWQGRACAAAINATKEKPEIFGLALAPAAIIEGFGVFAFVFALVISAGIS; translated from the coding sequence ATGAATGAGCTTGTTCTTACACTGGGTTGGCTGGGTATTTATGCGCCAATGGCATTGGGGGCTGCGGCCAGCGCCATAGGGTGTTCGATCGCCGGGATGGCCAGTATCGGGGCCATGACGGAAACCGAGGGCGGCTATGGCCGTTTCGTGGGTGTATCCGCGTTTCCCTCAACGATGGTCATCTATGGGATCGTCATCATGTTTACCCTGAACCGCGACGTGACGCCTGAAAACGCGGGCGGTCTGTTCGGCATCGGCATCCTGTCGGGCATCGCGCTGATGTATTGCGGCATCTGGCAGGGTCGGGCCTGTGCGGCTGCGATCAACGCGACCAAGGAAAAGCCCGAGATTTTTGGCCTTGCCCTGGCCCCCGCCGCAATCATCGAAGGGTTTGGTGTTTTTGCCTTCGTGTTTGCACTGGTCATTAGTGCGGGGATCAGCTGA
- a CDS encoding V-type ATP synthase subunit I encodes MSVARLKKMSLIGPAAKKADTLEALQTLGCMHVLPLVPPPNEPEKISDRGAREAYKALRFLAEVPEPRRQIKRAPDFDMDRFVREVTDLMQRTRDTMDRRDFLAHRIAQVRPWGDLDFPPSDALAGNRLWFYQLPLKHRDALSEVRFPWAILAEDHRYLYAVLISPDEPDDGVLPVPRTHVGSLPVHELEAQLEEAEIALEALEAERVALTRYLTLMRRNLSVAESAAELAHATQKVRDEEAVFALQGWVPVDQVETVLAMANAKGSAVLIEDPGPGDTPPTLLEQPQNRSAAVDLALFYQVPGYQDWDPSVIVSASFAIFFAMIVADAGYGAVILLAVLAFWRRMDGTAGQRSWRLFGLIISAVTMFYGVMVGSYFGVSPAAGSIWARLKVLDLNDFGAMMMVSIVVGVIHLVLANALAARAAWGQRKAVANLGWIAALIGGFVLWLGYMNGKSPVPGAAILTAGIVAIVLFSSERVIQRPMDWIWRLIEGFQSLAGAMGAFGDVLSYMRLFALGLASASLAITFNDLAVSVMQALKGPGILFGLLILIIGHVLNFALAMMSGVVHGLRLNYIEFFKWGLPDEGIIFRPFARKEVQE; translated from the coding sequence ATGAGCGTTGCGCGTTTGAAAAAGATGTCCCTGATAGGGCCGGCTGCAAAAAAGGCGGACACGCTTGAGGCGCTTCAGACCCTTGGCTGCATGCATGTTTTGCCGCTTGTACCGCCGCCAAACGAACCGGAAAAGATCAGCGATCGTGGTGCAAGAGAGGCGTATAAGGCGTTGCGTTTCCTTGCAGAAGTGCCTGAACCACGCCGTCAGATCAAGCGCGCCCCGGATTTCGACATGGACCGTTTCGTGCGCGAGGTGACCGACCTCATGCAGCGCACTCGGGATACGATGGACCGGCGTGACTTTCTGGCCCATCGCATCGCCCAGGTGCGACCCTGGGGTGATTTGGATTTTCCGCCGAGCGATGCGCTGGCTGGCAACAGGCTGTGGTTCTATCAGCTGCCGCTGAAGCACCGGGATGCCCTGTCCGAGGTCAGATTCCCATGGGCAATATTGGCGGAAGACCACCGGTACCTGTATGCCGTTCTGATTTCACCTGACGAACCCGATGATGGCGTTCTTCCTGTTCCGCGAACGCATGTTGGCTCGCTGCCTGTGCACGAGCTTGAGGCCCAGTTGGAAGAGGCCGAGATCGCCCTCGAGGCGTTGGAAGCCGAACGCGTTGCGCTGACGCGCTATCTGACATTGATGCGCCGGAACCTGTCCGTCGCCGAAAGTGCCGCTGAGCTTGCCCATGCGACGCAGAAAGTGCGCGACGAAGAGGCAGTGTTTGCTTTGCAGGGGTGGGTTCCCGTGGATCAGGTGGAGACTGTTCTTGCCATGGCAAACGCCAAGGGCTCGGCCGTACTGATTGAAGATCCGGGGCCGGGCGACACGCCCCCGACCTTGCTGGAGCAGCCTCAAAACCGCAGTGCCGCTGTCGATCTGGCGTTGTTCTATCAAGTGCCCGGATATCAGGACTGGGACCCCAGCGTCATCGTCTCGGCGTCCTTCGCGATCTTCTTTGCCATGATCGTGGCGGATGCCGGGTACGGTGCTGTCATCCTGCTGGCGGTGCTGGCCTTTTGGAGACGGATGGATGGCACGGCAGGTCAAAGATCCTGGCGTCTGTTCGGTCTGATCATCTCGGCTGTTACGATGTTTTACGGCGTCATGGTGGGCAGCTATTTTGGGGTATCACCGGCTGCCGGCTCGATTTGGGCAAGGCTCAAGGTGCTGGATTTGAACGATTTCGGCGCGATGATGATGGTCTCGATCGTCGTTGGCGTTATACACCTTGTCCTGGCCAACGCACTTGCGGCCCGCGCGGCGTGGGGGCAACGCAAGGCGGTTGCCAATCTGGGCTGGATTGCGGCCCTGATCGGCGGGTTTGTCCTTTGGCTCGGCTACATGAACGGCAAATCGCCGGTGCCGGGCGCGGCTATTCTGACCGCCGGCATCGTGGCGATTGTGCTGTTTTCCAGCGAGCGGGTCATCCAGAGGCCGATGGACTGGATCTGGCGTTTGATCGAAGGGTTTCAAAGCCTTGCCGGGGCGATGGGCGCGTTTGGGGATGTTCTCAGCTATATGCGCCTTTTTGCGCTGGGCCTTGCTTCGGCCTCGCTGGCGATCACGTTCAATGATCTGGCGGTGTCGGTCATGCAGGCCCTTAAGGGGCCGGGCATTCTGTTTGGGTTGCTGATCCTGATCATAGGTCATGTTTTGAACTTCGCGCTCGCGATGATGAGCGGCGTCGTGCACGGTTTGCGTCTCAATTACATCGAATTCTTTAAATGGGGTCTGCCGGATGAAGGCATCATCTTTCGTCCGTTTGCCCGCAAGGAGGTTCAGGAATGA
- a CDS encoding V-type ATP synthase subunit D, whose product MARLQLNKSSLAREQTQLKSYERFLPSLDLKRQQLMAERARAREEVDRLEQKVQALVQQVGERLPMLAQQGVVLDGLVALRDYKVKEVNVVGVKLPDLDRIDVVVRPYSVLAKPHWVDAAALLLHDVIEARVRVKIAEERVRIFERAVATITQRVNLFEKVLIPRAKANIKRIRIYLSDEQMQAVVRSKISKRKHAQEAVT is encoded by the coding sequence ATGGCGCGGTTGCAGCTGAATAAATCGTCGCTTGCACGCGAGCAGACACAGCTGAAAAGCTATGAGCGGTTCCTGCCGTCGCTGGACCTGAAGCGGCAACAGTTGATGGCTGAACGGGCCCGGGCCCGGGAAGAGGTCGACCGTCTTGAGCAAAAGGTGCAGGCACTGGTGCAACAGGTTGGTGAAAGGCTTCCGATGCTGGCCCAGCAGGGTGTCGTTCTGGATGGGCTGGTCGCGCTCAGAGACTACAAGGTCAAAGAGGTCAATGTGGTGGGGGTCAAACTGCCTGACCTTGATCGGATCGACGTGGTGGTGCGCCCGTATTCCGTTTTGGCCAAGCCCCATTGGGTCGATGCTGCTGCGCTTTTGCTGCACGACGTCATCGAAGCGCGGGTGCGGGTGAAAATTGCCGAAGAACGGGTTCGCATCTTCGAAAGGGCGGTGGCCACCATTACCCAGCGGGTCAACTTGTTCGAAAAGGTTCTGATCCCGCGCGCCAAGGCCAACATCAAAAGAATCCGCATCTACCTGAGCGACGAACAGATGCAGGCTGTCGTGCGGTCAAAGATCTCGAAACGCAAGCACGCGCAGGAAGCTGTGACATGA
- a CDS encoding V-type ATP synthase subunit A, translating into MTAPISAKHSSTARVVLVQEGLVRIQANSDTTGHPGQLVKNEVVYILPSRSGPGGRQERLKGEVLRVRGDMADVQVYESTDGVAVDDPVEQSGQLLSVELGPGLLGQVFDGLQSPLPKVAAEFGTFLPRGADVAPLDEHAKWSFTPSVTVGDTVTAGDNIGTVPEGHLSHKIMLPFNWTGAYKVVWVQKGAATIHDIVARLEDEDGGEHTLTLSQKWPVRRPLPENVLKRALSERLYPTEPVLTSQRLIDTFFPIARGGTACIPGPFGAGKTVLQNLIARNAKVDIVIVVACGERAGEVVETIEEFPKMTDPTTGGSLMDRTIIICNTSSMPVAAREASIFTGITLGEYYRQMGHDVLLIADSTSRWAQAMRETSGKLEEIPGEEGFPAYLESSIKGLYERAGALKTNDGDLGSLTLIGTVSPAGGNFDEPVTQSTLSTVKCFLGLSSERAYKRFYPAVDPMLSWSRYADQLSDWYDRNAEPGWTAKVRTLLALIEKGEQVDQMMQVTGEEGVTLDDFVTQQKALFVDMVYLQQDAFDTVDATVPLERQIKTFKLVYDVTQSRAVFVDKTEVRQVFTQLTGLMKNFHYAAENTPEYKSTWQKIENLCQEKFGV; encoded by the coding sequence ATGACAGCCCCAATCTCAGCCAAACACTCATCGACCGCACGTGTCGTCCTGGTTCAGGAAGGGCTTGTGCGGATACAGGCCAATTCGGACACGACCGGCCACCCCGGTCAACTGGTCAAAAACGAAGTGGTTTACATATTGCCTTCGCGTTCCGGCCCCGGTGGGCGTCAGGAAAGGCTCAAGGGCGAAGTGCTGCGCGTACGTGGGGATATGGCGGACGTTCAGGTCTATGAAAGCACTGATGGGGTGGCGGTTGACGACCCGGTGGAGCAATCAGGTCAGCTTTTGTCGGTAGAGCTTGGTCCGGGGCTGCTGGGGCAGGTTTTTGACGGGTTGCAATCGCCTTTGCCCAAGGTGGCCGCCGAATTTGGAACCTTCTTGCCGCGCGGCGCAGATGTCGCGCCCTTGGATGAACATGCGAAATGGTCCTTTACGCCGTCGGTGACGGTGGGCGATACGGTCACTGCCGGGGACAACATCGGAACAGTGCCCGAAGGCCATCTCAGCCACAAGATCATGCTGCCTTTCAACTGGACCGGCGCGTACAAGGTGGTCTGGGTGCAAAAAGGCGCGGCCACGATCCATGACATCGTGGCCCGTCTGGAAGACGAAGACGGTGGCGAGCATACGCTGACGCTTTCGCAGAAATGGCCGGTTCGGCGACCACTGCCGGAAAATGTACTGAAGCGCGCGCTGTCCGAACGGTTGTATCCGACGGAACCGGTTCTGACGTCGCAACGACTGATCGACACGTTCTTTCCGATTGCGCGCGGCGGCACCGCCTGTATTCCCGGTCCGTTCGGAGCGGGCAAGACCGTGCTGCAAAACCTGATCGCACGGAACGCGAAGGTTGATATCGTGATCGTCGTGGCCTGCGGCGAACGTGCAGGTGAGGTGGTCGAGACCATCGAGGAATTTCCGAAGATGACCGATCCAACCACCGGCGGCAGCCTGATGGATCGGACGATCATCATCTGCAACACGTCATCCATGCCGGTTGCCGCGCGCGAGGCGTCGATCTTCACCGGCATTACGTTGGGCGAGTATTATCGCCAGATGGGCCACGATGTCTTGTTGATCGCCGACAGCACCAGCCGGTGGGCGCAAGCCATGCGCGAGACCTCTGGCAAGCTCGAGGAAATTCCGGGCGAAGAAGGGTTCCCGGCCTATCTGGAAAGCTCGATCAAGGGTTTGTACGAACGCGCCGGGGCGCTGAAAACGAATGATGGGGATCTTGGCAGCCTGACGCTGATCGGAACGGTTTCGCCTGCTGGCGGCAATTTTGACGAGCCGGTAACCCAGTCAACCTTGTCGACGGTCAAGTGTTTCCTCGGGTTGTCATCCGAACGCGCCTACAAGCGGTTTTATCCAGCGGTCGATCCGATGCTCAGCTGGTCCCGGTATGCTGACCAATTGTCCGACTGGTATGACAGGAACGCCGAGCCAGGGTGGACAGCCAAAGTGCGCACCCTTTTGGCCCTGATCGAAAAAGGCGAACAGGTCGATCAGATGATGCAGGTCACCGGGGAAGAGGGCGTCACACTTGACGACTTTGTAACCCAACAGAAAGCGTTGTTCGTCGATATGGTCTATTTGCAGCAGGACGCATTTGACACAGTCGATGCGACGGTGCCGCTTGAACGGCAGATAAAGACGTTCAAGCTTGTGTACGATGTGACGCAATCCAGGGCGGTCTTTGTCGACAAGACCGAGGTAAGGCAGGTGTTCACGCAACTGACCGGGCTGATGAAAAACTTTCACTACGCGGCAGAAAACACACCCGAATACAAATCCACCTGGCAAAAGATCGAAAACCTGTGCCAGGAAAAGTTCGGAGTGTGA